ACCGCCTTCGGCGTGAGGCGGCCGACTGCCCCACCGCGCGATTCACAGCCGCCTCGGACACGGCCGTCCCGGCCACGGAAGGGCGGGTGGGCGCACCCATACCCACGCCAGGCCGTCGTGCCGGGCCCCAACCTCACAACTCCCGTGGCGCCGCGACTTCCCCGGCATCGAGGTGAAGCCAGTGCCTCGTGGGCCATGCCCAGGACCACCTCGTCGATGCCTCGAAGGACGCCTCCTTGCTGGTCGTCGGACGCCGCATACGCCGCTCGGCGATCGGCACACACATCGGACCCGTCACACGAGCGGTGCTGCGCCGCGCGACCGCCCCCGTGGCGGTCGTCCCGCACAACTGACCTTCCCCACCGCGTTCTCCAACTGAGCGCACCGCGGCGCACTCGCCTCCCGTCGGTCCGCGCGAGGGCAGGGTTTCGGCCCGGAAGCACCACCACGGCGCTTCCGGGCCCTCCTGCGTTCCACATTCGGCCGCTACCCGAACTTTTCCGCACACCGAGGCTCTGCGCTGCCGGCGCAGACGGCATGCACATCCGCCACCGCACGGCACCGATGCCGCCCCGTCCGAAGGGCGGAACGGCAGTGGGCCGGGTCCGTGGAGAACACGGGTCGCTGGGGCACGGTGAGGATGACGGAGCCCGGCGTGCGGGTCGGGACAAGCGCCCAAGGCCCTTGCCGTCCCCCCAACTCGTGCGCTTGTCGGGTAGCAATGCGGTGCTTCGCCGTCGGCGAGGTGAGGGGGCACTGCAGGGTGTCGGACAGACGGCTGGGAGGCGCATCGAGATCACGCGTGCGAGGGACAGTCGGACAGCCTGGTGCCGAGCATGGGCTCGCATCCGCAGGCCGACAGCGAAAGGCGTTACTGAGGGTGACTCCGCGGGGCCGTTTTCGTTCGGACCGCTTCAGGCGCCCAGCGCTCTCGTCTGCTCCCGCTCGGGTACCGATGCCGGAGGCGAGCAGCCCGCGAAGGTGACCTGCTCTCCGGCGTCTCCGGACGACCACACAGCACCCGCCGATCCACCCCCAGAACGGGCACACGAGACGGGGTCGCGGATCCACTACCGACGCCCTGCGTCCCCTGTACGTCCCCTCGATCTTGAATTCGAGCCCGACAGAGGCAGTCCCTCCAGCCAGCAACGACCTTGATCGCCCACATCATCGCAGGCCAGAGTCCTCTACTCCACGAGGAACAGGAGCTGCACTACGCTCCAAAGCCGTGAGCAGCGGATTCTCTCCTTTGAGCCCGAGTTCGCGCCCCAACACTGGGACGTTTCTGCAGGTCAGGGCACTACTGGAGTGGGGCGGGTGGGACTCGAACCCACGGCCGACGGATTATGAGTCCTTTGGGGATCTTGGCGGCCCTTGTAAATCTACGCCGATCCACAACGTTTTGGCAGGTCAGATGGGGCGAGCCGTTGTCGGTGCTGATTCGTCTTTGTCGGTCTGTTCCTGTCCTTGTGTCCTGACCGCGTCCTGACCGCGTCCCGGTTGGACAGATTCGAAGTGCACGAGAGCGATCGCGCCGGCTCGGCAAAGGGGCTCGAACCTCCGCGCAGCTGATGCCCCTTCCAACGCGCAGAGGCTCCGCCCGCGGATCCGGGGGGCGGAGGCTCGTGGCCATTACCGCGCCAGAACGTCTGCGCGCAGCCTACGTCCGCCTCGGGAGCGGCTCCTTCAGTCCTTATCGCACGTGTGGCATCGCGACCCGACCGGCAGGTGGTCGATCTACGTCGGGGAGCGACTCGACAGGGCATGCCGCTACGTCAGTGCACAAGCCTTGCCGCTGCAAGCATGCGGCCAGTCGGCCGTACCGGTGGTTGGCGCGGCCTGGTGTCAGTTGCGTGGGTGGGTCTCGTACATGCGTACTGCGACGAGGAGGCCGGAGGCTGCGGTGAGGGCGGCGATGGCCCAGATGGCGGTGGTGAGGCTGAAGGCGTCGGCGAGGACTCCGGCGAGGAGGGCGCCGACGGCGAAGCCGCCGTCGCGCCACAGGCGGTAGACGCCGACGGCGCGGGCGCGCCAGGCGGGGTGGGCGACGTCGCCGATGACGGCGAGCAGGGTGGGGTAGACCAGGGCGGTGCCGACGCCGAGGAGGACTTGGGCGGTGGCCCAGACACCGAAGGTGGTACCGGCGGCGACGACTGCGATGGCGGCGGCCTGCAGCAGCATCCCCGCGGTGATCAGGTGTTTGCGGCCGATGTGGTCGGACCACCAGCCGGTGAGCATCTGCCCGGCGCCCCAGACGGCGGGGTAGAGGGCGGCGAGGATGCCGATCTGGGCGATCGAGAGGCCGTGCGCGGCGAACAGGAGGGGGAAGATGCCCCAGGCGAGGGCGTCGTTGAGGTTGTTGACCATGCCGGCCTGGCTGGCGGCGGACAGGGCCTTGTCGCGAAGGCTGGTGAGGCGCGCGATCTGGCTCGTGGTCAGTTCCCCGTCGTGCTCGCTGCCCGTGGGACTGACGTGGCGGGCGGCTTCGAAGCGGGCGTGGTCGCGGGTCTCGCGTACCGCGAAGGTGGACAGGCCCAGGGCCAGGACGAGATAGGCGGCACCGAGCAGGAACGGCTCGGGTCGCAGTCCGGCGTGTTCGGCGATGGCGCCGGTGGCCATGGCGGTTGCGGCGACGGCGGCATAGCCGGCGGCCTCGTTGAAGCCCATGGCCAGGCCGCGTCGTTCGGGGCCGACCAGGTCGATCTTCATGATGACCGTGGTGGACCAGGTCAGTCCCTGGTTGACGCCGAGCAGGATGTTGGCGGCGATGATCCAGCCCCAGGTCGGCCCCCAGGCGAGCATGGCCGGTATCGGCAGGGCGATCAGCCACCCGGCGATCAGTACTGGTTTGCGGCCGAAGCGGTCCGACCAGGTGCCGGCGAAGAAGTTGGTGACGGCCTTGGTGGCGCCGAAGGCGAGGATGTAGGTCAGCGCGGAGGTGTAGGCGGACAGGTGGAAGACGTCGTCGGCCAACAGCGGCAGGACGGTGCGTTCCTGGCCGAGCATGCCGCCGACCAGGGCGTTGACGGCGACGAGCAGGCTGAACTGGGCCAGGTTGGCGCGCAGTCCGAGACGTATGCCCGAGCCGGTCTCACCGGTGGCGTGGGTGGTCACGCGGTCTTCTCCAGGGGGTGGCCGGTGGCCTTGGACCAGTCGCCCGGTCCGCCGTCGAGGACAGCGAGATCCCGGTGCCCGGCGCGCTGCAGCAGGCTGGCGGCGGTCATGGCGCGCTCGCCGTGCCCGCAGTGGACCACCGCGCTGTCCGGCGCTTCATCGGCACGTGCGGGGAGGTCGCCGAGTTCGATGTGGACCGCGTCGGCGATGTGGCCGGTGGTGTGCTCGGCCCGCTGGCGTACGTCGAGGACCGGGCGACCGGCGATACGCTCGGCGGTGACCAGCGCGACGGTCTGCTGCGGTCCGCCGTCGGCGGTCCAGGCGGCCATGCCGCCGTCGAGGTGCCCGGCCAGCCGCTCGTATCCGATCTTCAGGGACTGCCAGGTGAGTTCGGCGAGGTCCTGTCCTGGGGCGGTGACGAAGACGAGCGGGACCTCGTCGGGGAGCAACCAGCCCAGCCAGGTGGCGAACTGGTCGCGCAACGGGATGGAGATGGCGCCGGGGATGTGGCCGACGGCGAAGTCCGCGATCGGGCGTACGTCGACGAGCTGTGCGCCCTGGCCCAGCAGTTGGCGTGTCTCGGCCGTCGTGAGTGCGCCGAGTGTGGGAGCGGAGCCGATCACCGCGGGCCCGCGCCGGTTCACCTCGCCCAGGCGGTCGAAGTAGGCCGGGTAGGAGCCGAGGCTGCCGAGCAACTCCCGTACGAAGGCGTCCTCGTCGGGCGCGGCCAGCAGCAGGTTGGCCTGCTTCTGCGCGGCGATGGTGGTGGTGCGTTCCGCGCCGGGCGGGGCGGAGCAGAAGGATCCGGCGCCGTGCGTGGGCCACACCGCGGTCGCGTCCGGCAGCTGGGCCAGGCGCTTGAGCGAGCGGTACTGGGCCCGGGCCAGCTCCTCCGCTCGGTCGGCACCGAGCAAGTCCGTGCGGGCTGCCGAGCCGACGATCAGCGAGCCGCCGGTGAAGACTCCGAGCTCGCGTGCGCCGTCCAGGAGCAGGAAGGACAGGTGTTCGTCGGTGTGCCCGGGGGTGGCCAGAGCCCGCAGGGTCAGTCCGCCGAGGTCGATCTCGTCTCCGTCGGCGAGCGCGGTGTGTTCGAAGGCGCGGTTCCCGGCGGCGGAGGCGAGTACGGCGGCGCCGTCGTCGGCGGCCAGCTGCACCGCACCGGACAGGAAGTCGGCGTGCAGATGGGTGTCGGCGGCGAAGGCGACCGTGAGCCCGCGCCGCGCGGCAGCTGTCCGCAGGGCGCGCAGATCTCGGTTCGCGTCCACGGCAAGGGCCCGTCCGTCGCCGAGGTCGACGAGGTAGGCGCTGTTGCCCAGCCCCTCATCGACCAGCGGTATCAAGTGATCGTTGGCGAAGCCCATCGGATCCTCCAGGTGTCACGGAAGGTGCAGGTCGCTTCAGCGCCCGCCCTTAGCTACAATATTCCATGGAATGATGGAGGATGCTATGGGAGACCCTGCGCGCAAAGCCGCGCTGTACGACGCCTTCGCACGCACCGGCAAGGCGCTAAGCAATGGAAAGCGCCTGGAACTGCTCGATCTGCTGGCGCAGGGCGAGCGCCCCGTCGACGCGCTCGCCAAGGCTGCGGGGCTGAACCTGACCACCGCCTCGGCGCATCTTCAGACCCTCAGGCAGGCGGGACTCGTGGCCACCCGCCGCGACGGCGTACGCATCTACTACCGGCTGGCCGGCGACGATGTCGCAGCCCTCTACGCGCTCCTGCGCCAGGTCGCCCAGAGGCATCAGACCGATGTCGAGCCCGCCCGCACCGCCTACCTCGGAACGGACGAAGCCGAGGAGGTCGACCGCGAGGATCTCCTGGCCCGCGCCCAGGCGGGCGGGGTCGTCGTCCTCGACGTCCGGCCGGCCGAGGAGTACGCCGCCGGGCACATCCCCGGCGCGGTGTCCATCCCGATCGACGAACTCGCTGAGCGCATCGCGGAGTTGCCGGCAGATGTCGAGGTGGTCGCCTACTGCCGTGGCGCCTACTGTGTCCTCGCCTACGACGCCGTACGCCTGCTGCACGAGCATGACCGCAAGGCGGTCCGGCTGACCGACGGGATGCTGGAGTGGCGTCTGGCCGCGCTGCCCGTGGACAGCGGGGCCGCCGCGTGATTCCCGCACTCGACGGCAGCCCGGTCTACCTGGACCCGCAGCTCACCGGGCAGATACCCAAGTGTCGGCGTCAGCCGGAGGTGGTCGGCAATGGGATCCAGGCCCAGCACACGGACCCGCCCGGACGTCGGCCGCAGGAGCCCGGCCAGGCAGCGGATGGTCGCGTCTTGCCCGCCCCATTGGGGCCGAGGAATCCGAACACCTCGCCCCTGTTCACGGTGATGTCCAGCCGCTCGACGCCGACGGTCCTCCCGTACCGTTTCGTCAGGGGCATTGAGTTCGATCGCCGGTGTCGCGCTCTGCACTGTCCCGCCTCCCTCTTGCCGACGAAGGCGCCGTTCGCCGTCCCCCTGCCGGGCAGGACGCAGGCAACGTGGCTCAGGCGGCCTCGGTCGGGCCGACTCCTGCCTTGCTGTCCGGCCGGATAATGACCACCGGACACGTGGCGTGCAGAGCACATTGCTGGCTCACAGAGCCCAGGAGAGCACGGGCGAAACCACCCCGCCCCCGGCTGCCCACCACCAGCACCTCAGCCCCCTCCGCCGCGGCCAGCAGCACCGCCACCGGATTGCCACGCACCAGACTTTGCCGCACCTCCACAGACGGCGCGTCCCCGACCACACCGCGCAGCTCTTCGACGAACCCGGAGCGCGCCACCTCCTCGTCGAGATCGGCGTCCACCGCCGGAGCAGACCAGCCGTGCATCCCCGGAAGCTCCCACGCACCCACTGCCTCCACGAAGCCCCCGATGAGACCGGCGTACCTGATCGCCCACCGCAGAGCCGTCTGCGACGACGGCGAACCATCGACACCCACCACAACCCGGCCCGCCGATGCATTGCTCTCCATACCCTGTCGCCTTTCTCGCACGGACCCCTGTAATCCACGCTGCCCGCCCTCAGCGAAGCCCGCCACGCGAAGAGCGGCCCCGGCACCGCCACGCAGACCCGCAGGGTGGCGTGCTCAGTCGTGCCCACCGCGGGATCGTGCACCGTCCCGTCCCGCTCGGTCCAGCGAACCCGTCACGGGGTGCAAAGCTCCCTGGCAATCCCATCCGCCCAGGCGTCAATGGCCGGCCAGTCGCGGTAGTCGCCGTACCTGAGGCCCATCAGCCGGAAGATCACTCGCCCGGTGACGGGCAGCTGGCTGGGCTTGATGACACCCGACAGGAGGCGATGGGTCCTGTAGGGGATGTGATCAGGGAGGTCGTCGATGATGACCGCTTCCTCCTCGC
This portion of the Streptomyces sp. NBC_01750 genome encodes:
- a CDS encoding universal stress protein, whose product is MESNASAGRVVVGVDGSPSSQTALRWAIRYAGLIGGFVEAVGAWELPGMHGWSAPAVDADLDEEVARSGFVEELRGVVGDAPSVEVRQSLVRGNPVAVLLAAAEGAEVLVVGSRGRGGFARALLGSVSQQCALHATCPVVIIRPDSKAGVGPTEAA
- a CDS encoding universal stress protein — its product is MGHAQDHLVDASKDASLLVVGRRIRRSAIGTHIGPVTRAVLRRATAPVAVVPHN
- a CDS encoding MFS transporter produces the protein MTTHATGETGSGIRLGLRANLAQFSLLVAVNALVGGMLGQERTVLPLLADDVFHLSAYTSALTYILAFGATKAVTNFFAGTWSDRFGRKPVLIAGWLIALPIPAMLAWGPTWGWIIAANILLGVNQGLTWSTTVIMKIDLVGPERRGLAMGFNEAAGYAAVAATAMATGAIAEHAGLRPEPFLLGAAYLVLALGLSTFAVRETRDHARFEAARHVSPTGSEHDGELTTSQIARLTSLRDKALSAASQAGMVNNLNDALAWGIFPLLFAAHGLSIAQIGILAALYPAVWGAGQMLTGWWSDHIGRKHLITAGMLLQAAAIAVVAAGTTFGVWATAQVLLGVGTALVYPTLLAVIGDVAHPAWRARAVGVYRLWRDGGFAVGALLAGVLADAFSLTTAIWAIAALTAASGLLVAVRMYETHPRN
- a CDS encoding MBL fold metallo-hydrolase; this encodes MGFANDHLIPLVDEGLGNSAYLVDLGDGRALAVDANRDLRALRTAAARRGLTVAFAADTHLHADFLSGAVQLAADDGAAVLASAAGNRAFEHTALADGDEIDLGGLTLRALATPGHTDEHLSFLLLDGARELGVFTGGSLIVGSAARTDLLGADRAEELARAQYRSLKRLAQLPDATAVWPTHGAGSFCSAPPGAERTTTIAAQKQANLLLAAPDEDAFVRELLGSLGSYPAYFDRLGEVNRRGPAVIGSAPTLGALTTAETRQLLGQGAQLVDVRPIADFAVGHIPGAISIPLRDQFATWLGWLLPDEVPLVFVTAPGQDLAELTWQSLKIGYERLAGHLDGGMAAWTADGGPQQTVALVTAERIAGRPVLDVRQRAEHTTGHIADAVHIELGDLPARADEAPDSAVVHCGHGERAMTAASLLQRAGHRDLAVLDGGPGDWSKATGHPLEKTA
- a CDS encoding ArsR/SmtB family transcription factor — translated: MGDPARKAALYDAFARTGKALSNGKRLELLDLLAQGERPVDALAKAAGLNLTTASAHLQTLRQAGLVATRRDGVRIYYRLAGDDVAALYALLRQVAQRHQTDVEPARTAYLGTDEAEEVDREDLLARAQAGGVVVLDVRPAEEYAAGHIPGAVSIPIDELAERIAELPADVEVVAYCRGAYCVLAYDAVRLLHEHDRKAVRLTDGMLEWRLAALPVDSGAAA